From one Flavobacteriales bacterium genomic stretch:
- a CDS encoding M20/M25/M40 family metallo-hydrolase, whose product MKTRSLLLVAAFAPLLAGAQHPVIQGILDEVRIDSMMLWVSEVSGEVPVMIDGQEHTLLSRHKNSEGNNLAQAWLMQKLVQLGYAPLEQPFNSTGRNILVTKPGNGSTEEIVIICAHYDAMPAGIVNAPAADDDGSGVAAVLEAARVLRDIDFVHPIVFALWDEEEQGKVGSAFYAGAMAANDALIKAAINMDAIAYDGNADAKARIHTRPIANSLAIADTVFSVHQQYGIGLDLILTNPGATYSDHASFWNEGYGSVLVIEEFTNDGNPHYHTPTDLTQYFDVPYYEKLAKLSIASTAALAIPVTVDMNVVEVNAAPLALYAYPNPTGDAAGLWIEMPVASRARLSIHDALGRELDLLHDGMLPSGKSAFTVDLHGLPAGGYVARAAIEGREVRSVRLMKLP is encoded by the coding sequence ATGAAGACCAGAAGCCTGCTGCTCGTCGCCGCGTTCGCGCCATTGCTCGCGGGCGCCCAGCATCCCGTGATCCAAGGCATCCTCGATGAGGTGCGCATCGACAGCATGATGCTTTGGGTGAGCGAGGTCAGCGGCGAGGTGCCTGTGATGATCGATGGGCAGGAGCACACCCTGCTGAGCCGGCACAAGAACAGCGAAGGCAACAACCTCGCGCAGGCGTGGCTGATGCAGAAGCTCGTGCAGCTCGGCTATGCGCCCTTGGAGCAGCCCTTCAACAGCACGGGAAGGAACATCCTGGTGACCAAGCCCGGCAATGGGAGCACCGAGGAGATCGTGATCATCTGCGCGCACTACGATGCCATGCCCGCCGGCATCGTGAACGCACCGGCGGCCGACGATGACGGCAGCGGCGTGGCTGCGGTCCTGGAGGCGGCGCGGGTGCTGCGCGACATCGACTTCGTGCATCCCATCGTGTTCGCGCTCTGGGACGAAGAGGAGCAAGGCAAGGTGGGCAGCGCATTCTATGCAGGCGCGATGGCCGCGAACGATGCGCTCATCAAGGCCGCGATCAACATGGACGCCATCGCCTACGACGGCAATGCCGATGCAAAGGCGCGCATCCACACGCGGCCCATCGCCAACTCGCTAGCCATCGCCGATACGGTCTTCAGCGTGCATCAGCAATACGGCATCGGCCTCGACCTGATCCTCACCAACCCGGGCGCAACCTACAGCGACCACGCTTCGTTCTGGAACGAGGGCTACGGTTCCGTGCTCGTGATCGAGGAGTTCACCAACGACGGCAACCCGCATTACCACACGCCCACCGACCTCACGCAATACTTCGACGTGCCGTATTATGAGAAGCTCGCCAAGCTGAGCATCGCCAGCACGGCCGCGCTTGCGATCCCGGTCACGGTCGACATGAACGTGGTGGAGGTCAACGCCGCGCCCCTGGCGCTATACGCGTACCCGAACCCCACCGGGGATGCCGCAGGGCTATGGATCGAAATGCCCGTTGCCAGCCGTGCGCGCCTTTCGATCCACGATGCGCTTGGCCGCGAGCTGGACCTGCTTCATGACGGCATGCTCCCGAGTGGGAAGTCGGCGTTCACGGTTGACCTACACGGGCTGCCGGCCGGCGGTTATGTGGCCCGCGCCGCGATTGAGGGCCGCGAGGTCAGGTCGGTGCGGTTGATGAAGCTGCCCTGA
- a CDS encoding DUF5606 domain-containing protein, with translation MDLSKIITVAGKPGLHRVVAQARQALITESLMDGKRAPVPLSVKVSSLDEISMFTTGDDVLLKDVLAKLHEVNGGGAAVDSKSDDNTLWEALLKALPTADRSRIYASDVRKLFTWYGQLLKAGEFEKKEEEPAKEAEHKEAAPEKKTVEKAAKKKADKAAKVKPASSGAPKAAAVRRGGQRGS, from the coding sequence ATGGACCTCAGCAAGATCATCACTGTTGCCGGCAAGCCCGGTCTGCACCGCGTAGTGGCTCAGGCGCGTCAGGCGCTCATCACCGAATCGCTCATGGATGGCAAGCGTGCACCGGTGCCCTTGAGCGTGAAGGTGAGCAGCCTCGATGAGATCAGCATGTTCACCACCGGCGACGATGTGCTGCTGAAGGACGTGCTCGCGAAACTGCACGAGGTGAACGGCGGAGGCGCCGCCGTTGATTCGAAGAGCGACGACAACACCCTCTGGGAAGCGCTCCTCAAGGCCCTGCCCACTGCCGACCGCTCGCGCATCTATGCCAGCGACGTGCGCAAGCTCTTCACCTGGTACGGCCAGTTACTGAAGGCTGGCGAGTTCGAGAAGAAGGAGGAGGAGCCAGCGAAAGAGGCTGAGCACAAAGAGGCCGCTCCGGAGAAGAAGACCGTGGAGAAGGCCGCGAAGAAGAAGGCCGACAAGGCCGCCAAGGTGAAGCCGGCGAGCAGCGGCGCGCCCAAGGCAGCGGCCGTTCGCCGGGGTGGCCAGCGCGGCAGCTAG
- a CDS encoding DPP IV N-terminal domain-containing protein, with amino-acid sequence MLALRALLAPSFVGTALLLSAQLQPLTLKDAVLKAGTELAPERLRGLQWIEGAQRYSYVKGEQLMRGDIGKSMDRVLVELSAINAQLPDSAKLKAWLPITWSNANRFTFVHNQRFYAYDLAKAELQDVTRIEAGAGHEEIEPSTGAVAFVKDDNILVMRAGQGKNKPTPITSDGGNGIVNGQSVHRQEYGVEKGLFWGPKGGKLAFYRMDESMVSTYMLEDIGTKPSTFEPIRYPMAGQASHHVTIGVHDMNTGSTVFLKTGEPLDQYLTNISWEPDEQHLLVAHIDRATQNLRMVRYDAATGEAEGTVFTERDEKYIEPLQAARHLKTRPTQFIWRSRRDGWQHLYLYDVKKGLVRQLTQGAWEVERIVGLDPKESFAIVEGTGNIDPKNPAGAMETHLFRIDLASGRTTRLTSEPGTHHGQLSSDGKYLLDTWSSLTVPNRSMIRNTRDGSAMKTLVDAKDPFAGHQVGTIELLSIEGENGDRLNARVIKPSTFQSRQRYPVLIYVYNGPHVQLVSNSFLGGAPAWMLHAAERGYVVFTVDGHGTPSRGRDFEQVVHRQLGVVEVKDQMRGVAWLKEQPWVDGDRLAVHGWSYGGHMTTAMLTRHPGVFKAGAAGGPVIDWSLYEVMYGERYMDTPQENPEGYAATTLSNIAKDLKDPLLIITGGKDDTVVPEHSYQFLKACVAAGVQVDFFNYPGHGHNVRGKDRLHLMEKVLGYIDEHVRPDVR; translated from the coding sequence ATGCTCGCACTCCGCGCGCTCCTGGCGCCCTCATTCGTTGGCACAGCCCTGCTGCTTTCCGCGCAGCTGCAACCGCTCACCTTGAAAGATGCCGTTCTGAAGGCCGGCACCGAACTCGCGCCGGAGCGCCTGCGCGGCCTGCAATGGATCGAAGGCGCGCAACGCTACAGCTACGTGAAGGGCGAGCAGCTCATGCGCGGCGACATCGGCAAGAGCATGGACCGCGTGCTGGTGGAATTGAGCGCGATCAATGCGCAGCTTCCGGATAGCGCCAAACTGAAAGCGTGGTTGCCAATCACCTGGAGCAATGCGAACCGCTTCACCTTCGTTCACAACCAGCGCTTCTACGCCTACGACCTCGCGAAAGCCGAATTGCAGGACGTGACGAGGATCGAGGCCGGTGCCGGTCATGAGGAGATCGAGCCCAGCACTGGAGCCGTGGCCTTCGTGAAGGACGATAACATCCTGGTGATGCGCGCCGGCCAGGGCAAGAACAAGCCCACGCCAATCACGAGCGATGGCGGCAACGGCATCGTGAACGGCCAGAGCGTGCACCGGCAGGAATACGGCGTGGAGAAAGGCCTCTTCTGGGGGCCGAAGGGCGGCAAGCTCGCCTTCTACCGCATGGATGAATCCATGGTGAGCACCTACATGCTCGAGGACATCGGCACCAAGCCCAGCACATTCGAGCCCATCCGCTACCCGATGGCGGGGCAGGCCAGCCACCACGTCACCATCGGCGTGCACGACATGAACACAGGCAGCACCGTGTTCCTGAAGACGGGCGAGCCGCTGGACCAGTACCTCACCAACATCAGTTGGGAGCCCGACGAGCAGCACTTGCTCGTGGCCCACATCGACCGCGCCACGCAGAACCTGCGCATGGTGCGCTACGATGCCGCCACCGGCGAAGCCGAAGGCACTGTGTTCACCGAGCGCGACGAGAAGTACATCGAGCCGCTTCAGGCCGCGCGCCACCTGAAGACACGGCCCACGCAGTTCATCTGGCGCAGCCGTCGCGATGGCTGGCAGCACCTCTACCTCTACGATGTGAAGAAAGGGCTCGTGCGCCAGCTCACCCAGGGCGCGTGGGAAGTGGAGCGCATCGTGGGCCTCGACCCCAAGGAGTCATTCGCGATCGTCGAGGGCACGGGCAACATCGACCCGAAGAATCCCGCCGGTGCAATGGAGACGCACCTCTTCCGCATCGACCTCGCCAGCGGGCGCACCACGCGGCTCACGAGCGAGCCTGGCACGCACCACGGCCAGCTCAGCAGCGATGGCAAATACCTCCTCGACACGTGGAGCAGCCTCACGGTGCCCAACCGCAGCATGATCCGCAACACGCGCGATGGCTCAGCGATGAAGACCCTCGTTGACGCGAAGGACCCGTTCGCGGGGCATCAGGTGGGCACCATCGAACTCCTCAGCATCGAAGGCGAGAACGGCGACAGGCTCAACGCGCGCGTGATCAAGCCGAGCACCTTCCAATCGCGGCAGCGCTACCCGGTGCTGATCTACGTCTATAACGGACCGCATGTGCAGCTGGTGAGCAACTCCTTCCTCGGAGGCGCGCCCGCATGGATGCTGCACGCGGCCGAGCGCGGCTATGTGGTCTTCACCGTGGATGGGCATGGGACGCCGAGCCGTGGCCGTGACTTCGAGCAAGTGGTGCACCGCCAGCTCGGCGTGGTGGAGGTGAAGGACCAGATGCGCGGCGTGGCCTGGCTGAAGGAACAGCCTTGGGTGGATGGCGACCGCTTAGCCGTCCACGGATGGAGCTACGGCGGGCACATGACCACCGCCATGCTCACGCGGCATCCCGGCGTGTTCAAGGCCGGCGCAGCCGGTGGGCCGGTGATCGATTGGAGCCTGTATGAGGTGATGTACGGCGAACGTTACATGGACACGCCACAGGAGAACCCTGAAGGCTATGCCGCCACCACCTTGAGCAACATCGCCAAGGACCTGAAGGATCCGTTGCTGATCATCACTGGCGGCAAGGACGACACGGTTGTGCCCGAGCACAGCTACCAGTTCCTGAAGGCCTGCGTGGCCGCTGGCGTGCAGGTGGATTTCTTCAACTACCCGGGCCATGGCCATAACGTGCGCGGCAAGGACCGCCTGCACCTGATGGAGAAGGTGCTGGGCTATATCGACGAACACGTGCGGCCGGACGTCCGGTGA
- a CDS encoding T9SS type A sorting domain-containing protein: MKRSITLAAAMIAAAISGAQAPLSVDTSFRVDLPAQNVRSLAFMANGQFLLSGQMEFPDDSGVRALARINPEGSRDLSFPFTYGGAKLTPWQDRFYVGAGTVRRLMPDGTIDNSFQNMNFDPYFISGQGGDYHVFPDGRVLLGGYHSIEAEHLNLQGDYNLVWFFNNGRLDTTRTHRTGNGAVFGLKQYPQGTAGGLDGKFLVHHWGTQYEGQAVSKVFRIHADGSLDESFNAPIPWGYVWAMEPLPDGRAYLGGTFRLENETDTIQLIRVMPDGSLDPTFNNTIDFTMDASHLALDAAVLDVEHIGHGLLALAGEFSEVEGQARGGLCIVDTTGQVVQHYLDAAGCGNYDYQIGMMTITYGALEGITRAPSGDYYIWGAYHGYNDGTTNDTLQRMVTRLHGGEIGLGVQHARTEEQPMRLYPNPASGFVTVELERVPTAAMLVVRDALGRIVMEQGVNGYINTFSVHGLGEGMYNLELLQHGKRIDIQRVVVQH, from the coding sequence ATGAAGCGCAGCATCACGCTGGCAGCTGCAATGATTGCCGCTGCCATCAGTGGTGCCCAGGCACCACTATCCGTGGATACGAGCTTCAGGGTGGATCTACCAGCACAGAATGTAAGATCCTTGGCCTTTATGGCAAATGGGCAATTTCTCTTGTCCGGCCAGATGGAGTTCCCGGATGATTCGGGTGTACGGGCCTTGGCGCGCATCAACCCCGAGGGCAGCCGTGATCTTAGTTTCCCTTTCACATACGGTGGCGCCAAGCTCACGCCTTGGCAGGACCGCTTCTACGTTGGCGCTGGCACGGTGCGCCGCCTGATGCCCGACGGTACCATCGACAACAGCTTCCAGAACATGAATTTCGACCCGTATTTCATCTCTGGACAGGGCGGGGATTATCACGTGTTCCCTGATGGACGAGTGCTCCTGGGTGGGTACCATAGCATTGAAGCGGAGCACCTGAACTTGCAAGGCGACTACAATCTTGTTTGGTTCTTCAACAATGGCCGCCTGGATACCACGCGCACCCACCGCACGGGGAACGGCGCTGTCTTCGGCCTGAAGCAGTACCCGCAGGGCACGGCTGGTGGCTTGGACGGCAAGTTCCTGGTTCATCACTGGGGCACGCAGTACGAAGGACAGGCAGTGAGCAAGGTGTTCCGCATACACGCGGATGGCAGCTTGGATGAGAGTTTCAACGCGCCGATCCCGTGGGGCTACGTGTGGGCCATGGAGCCCCTACCTGATGGCCGGGCCTACCTCGGGGGCACCTTCCGTTTGGAGAACGAGACCGACACGATCCAGTTGATCCGCGTGATGCCCGATGGAAGTCTGGACCCCACCTTCAACAATACCATAGATTTCACGATGGACGCGAGCCATTTGGCCCTTGATGCAGCAGTTTTAGATGTGGAGCATATCGGGCACGGCTTGCTTGCATTGGCAGGTGAGTTCTCCGAAGTAGAAGGTCAAGCACGCGGCGGGCTTTGCATCGTGGATACAACCGGGCAGGTTGTGCAGCACTACCTGGACGCTGCAGGCTGTGGGAACTATGATTACCAGATCGGGATGATGACCATCACATACGGTGCACTAGAGGGCATCACCCGCGCCCCCTCCGGCGACTACTACATCTGGGGCGCCTACCACGGCTACAACGATGGCACCACCAACGACACACTGCAGCGCATGGTGACGCGGCTGCATGGCGGGGAGATCGGGCTGGGGGTGCAGCACGCACGCACGGAGGAGCAACCTATGCGACTGTACCCGAACCCGGCAAGTGGTTTTGTCACAGTTGAATTGGAACGAGTGCCCACCGCGGCTATGCTCGTTGTGCGCGATGCGCTTGGCCGTATAGTCATGGAACAAGGAGTGAACGGTTACATCAACACCTTTTCCGTGCATGGTCTCGGCGAAGGCATGTACAACCTCGAACTGCTGCAGCATGGAAAACGCATCGATATACAGAGAGTCGTGGTGCAGCATTGA
- a CDS encoding T9SS type A sorting domain-containing protein — protein sequence MALWHALFFVCVGHCQQYDARWAGGYPGGPAPAFGGNKTLFLSDEVTYSVQEPHSLFMEEGVAMITNEEDSLFAYMNGWRFNNAAHLPMLNGDGFNPSSIGSTDDGLRASYSQLIVPWPAHPDSFLLFHNVPDAYWPVSNNVYSSKLYYSVIVQGLDGDTLAGVSSKNNVLLEEPMLRGGLGVVKHANGRDWWLLSHGMMNDEFVLFLLSPSGIDGPFYQAIGDVMEGSTPAAIFSMQGDRLAYGQFVSGLDIYDFDRCTGILSNRRNVNFTEQATFRVGQFSPDGSKIYVPAGIYIYQLQLEPDGDLAAIDTVAFYDGFYDDNPVFATYFVYPMLARDGRIYISTGNSTRYMHVINEPDLPGDACGVVQHGHHRATWSANSIPYRPNYGLGPVVGSVCDSLDLSTGALEWPGDAVLRASPNPTTGTVLLRWPGQPEAGNLEVLDTEGRALLRRRISPWTGEHALDLKAASGMYQCRLVWGSRLLSTRIILMEP from the coding sequence ATGGCCCTATGGCATGCTCTATTCTTCGTTTGCGTTGGTCACTGCCAGCAATACGATGCCCGATGGGCGGGAGGGTATCCGGGTGGTCCAGCACCAGCATTTGGCGGGAACAAGACCCTCTTCCTTTCCGATGAGGTCACGTACAGCGTGCAGGAGCCTCATTCCCTCTTCATGGAAGAAGGTGTGGCGATGATCACCAATGAAGAGGATTCGCTATTCGCGTACATGAACGGTTGGCGCTTCAACAATGCGGCACATTTGCCCATGCTCAACGGGGATGGCTTCAATCCATCCTCAATAGGCAGCACCGATGATGGGCTCCGCGCCAGTTATTCACAACTGATCGTGCCCTGGCCCGCGCATCCGGATTCGTTCCTGCTCTTCCACAATGTACCGGATGCGTACTGGCCGGTTTCGAACAATGTCTATTCAAGCAAGCTGTACTACTCGGTGATCGTTCAAGGCCTTGATGGCGATACCCTGGCTGGTGTTTCCTCGAAGAACAATGTGCTGCTTGAGGAACCGATGCTCAGGGGTGGGCTGGGCGTAGTAAAGCACGCCAATGGGCGCGATTGGTGGCTATTGAGCCATGGCATGATGAACGATGAATTCGTGCTCTTTCTCCTTTCGCCTAGCGGGATCGATGGCCCGTTCTATCAGGCTATCGGTGATGTGATGGAGGGCTCAACTCCAGCTGCCATCTTCTCCATGCAAGGTGATCGCCTAGCATACGGGCAATTCGTCAGCGGCTTGGACATCTACGATTTCGATCGATGCACCGGGATCCTTTCGAACCGGCGCAACGTGAATTTCACTGAACAAGCAACATTCCGTGTGGGCCAGTTCTCCCCCGATGGCTCCAAGATCTACGTGCCCGCTGGGATCTACATCTACCAATTGCAGCTCGAGCCGGATGGCGACCTGGCAGCGATCGATACGGTGGCTTTCTACGACGGCTTCTATGACGACAACCCCGTCTTCGCCACCTATTTCGTTTACCCCATGCTGGCCCGCGATGGCCGCATCTACATCAGCACCGGCAACAGCACCCGCTACATGCACGTGATCAACGAGCCGGACCTGCCTGGCGATGCCTGCGGTGTGGTGCAGCATGGGCACCACCGCGCAACATGGTCAGCGAACTCAATTCCCTACCGCCCCAATTACGGCCTAGGCCCGGTTGTGGGCAGCGTTTGCGACAGCCTTGATCTGAGCACCGGCGCTTTGGAATGGCCCGGCGATGCAGTGCTGCGCGCCAGCCCAAACCCAACCACCGGCACGGTGCTCTTGCGCTGGCCCGGGCAGCCGGAGGCGGGCAATTTGGAGGTGCTGGATACGGAGGGCCGCGCGCTGCTGCGGCGGCGCATCTCGCCATGGACCGGTGAGCATGCGCTGGACCTGAAAGCGGCATCGGGGATGTACCAGTGCCGTCTCGTTTGGGGATCACGATTGCTGAGCACACGCATCATCCTTATGGAGCCATGA
- a CDS encoding T9SS type A sorting domain-containing protein — translation MIRRIMLAAALGAAASSGAQAPLSVDTNFRVDLPAQNIFSLASMPNGQILVSGNLEFPGEANVWPLARLNQDGSRDMGFPFTYGGAKLTPWQDRFYVAGSQTVRRLLPDGTIDNSFQHMNMDPYFNSLQGGDYHVFPDGRVLMGGYHTIDAEHLGLQGAYNLVWFFDNGRLDTTRVHRTGNGTVWRIKEYPAGTAGGLGGKFLVHQWGTEYEGQPVGKVIRVNADGSFDESFNAPIPWGYVWAMEPLPDGRAYLGGTFRLENQTDTIQLIRVMPDGSLDPSFNNELDMLMGEQFTFLDAGVSCVLPMGEGLLAVTGLFSEVEGNEHNGICMLDTSGNVVPYYFSGGGCGSYEYQLGQMVQTYGSIDGIARAPSGDYYIWGAYHGYSDGTTNDTLQRMVSRLHGGEIGLGISQPQAQVQPMMVYPNPASNAITVELERVPGAATLVVRDALGRKAMVQRVNGYINTLSLHGLGEGVYILELLDQGERIGTHRLVVHK, via the coding sequence ATGATTAGGCGCATTATGCTGGCAGCGGCGCTAGGCGCCGCTGCCAGCAGCGGCGCGCAGGCACCGCTGAGCGTTGATACCAATTTCCGCGTGGACCTTCCAGCGCAGAATATCTTTTCGTTGGCCTCCATGCCGAATGGGCAGATCCTCGTTTCTGGGAATCTGGAGTTTCCAGGTGAGGCCAATGTGTGGCCGCTTGCGCGCCTCAATCAGGATGGCAGTCGCGATATGGGTTTCCCGTTCACTTACGGCGGCGCCAAGCTCACTCCCTGGCAAGACCGGTTCTACGTGGCGGGCAGTCAGACCGTGCGGCGCTTGCTGCCCGATGGCACCATCGACAACAGCTTCCAGCACATGAACATGGACCCCTACTTCAATTCCCTCCAAGGCGGCGATTACCATGTCTTCCCCGATGGCCGTGTGCTAATGGGGGGATACCACACGATTGACGCAGAGCACCTGGGTTTGCAGGGCGCGTACAACCTGGTGTGGTTCTTCGACAACGGCCGTCTGGACACCACCCGTGTTCATCGCACGGGCAACGGCACGGTGTGGAGGATCAAGGAATACCCCGCAGGCACGGCCGGTGGCTTGGGCGGCAAGTTCCTCGTGCATCAGTGGGGCACCGAATACGAAGGCCAGCCCGTGGGCAAGGTGATCCGCGTGAATGCCGATGGGTCTTTTGATGAGAGCTTCAATGCACCGATACCGTGGGGCTATGTCTGGGCCATGGAACCGCTGCCCGATGGACGTGCCTACCTCGGAGGCACCTTCAGATTAGAGAATCAGACCGACACGATCCAGTTGATCCGCGTGATGCCCGATGGCAGCCTAGATCCGTCATTCAACAACGAGCTTGATATGCTCATGGGCGAGCAATTCACCTTCTTGGATGCGGGAGTATCCTGCGTTCTTCCCATGGGCGAAGGCCTACTGGCGGTCACCGGGCTTTTCTCTGAAGTTGAAGGGAACGAGCACAATGGTATTTGCATGCTTGACACGTCAGGCAACGTTGTGCCTTATTATTTCTCAGGCGGCGGTTGCGGCAGTTATGAATACCAACTGGGTCAAATGGTCCAGACATACGGCTCAATCGATGGCATTGCTCGCGCCCCCAGCGGCGATTACTACATCTGGGGCGCGTATCACGGCTACAGCGACGGCACCACCAACGATACACTGCAGCGCATGGTTTCGCGGCTGCATGGGGGAGAGATCGGATTGGGCATTTCACAACCACAGGCCCAAGTACAGCCCATGATGGTGTACCCGAACCCGGCGAGCAACGCCATCACCGTTGAACTTGAACGAGTGCCCGGCGCGGCTACGCTTGTTGTGCGCGATGCGCTTGGCCGTAAAGCCATGGTGCAACGTGTGAACGGATACATCAATACCCTGTCCTTGCATGGTCTCGGCGAAGGCGTGTACATCCTTGAACTGCTCGATCAAGGAGAACGCATCGGTACGCATCGGTTGGTTGTGCACAAGTAA
- a CDS encoding T9SS type A sorting domain-containing protein: protein MKLLRTLSARTLALAAIIGLVAVLVAWSQDQLPRAAAYHSQAEIDAFRGGGQGLSSGANNFFRASGDCYGCHGPDNIGPVFANRDANGNDVNPIDAWRSSMMGNSARDPFWRAKVSHEVTVNPAHQEALEDKCTSCHAPMGRYDKHLMGAGPFSIAELVQDPIALDGVSCLACHMQKPDSLGLLFSGNLKFETSGILYGPYGGPEEEPIFGSPMAGFVGYEPLWGPHLSDAGTCAGCHTLITETADLDGNLTGDEFVEQATYHEWLNSSYNTDADPENGLSCQACHMPRIDDAVVISALYDFLTPRTPFGKHHLVGANVFMLNLLKHNNTALELTANQVHFDSTIARTERMLQQQSLLIETQVVDRNADLASIDVKLTNLAGHKFPSGYPARRAFIELHVQDDAGNTLFRSGNWDGTYEVVGHDADWEPHHDVITSEDQAQIYEMVMGDVNGDKTTVLERAKEPLKDNRLAPLGFTTSHISYDTTLIAGVPPDDLDFNKYPNGTEGSGTDITHYQIAMGGYSGAITITARVWYQSAPPRWMEEMFEFNTPAIDTFRDMYEAEDGSPTLVKEEVIVDTSLEIDNLAEAGIRIFPNPVRDGLLRCEGLTEKVQSIEVLDVKGARVAMLRPNGERSFTVRLPDAPGTYLVVIEVAGKRFVERVVRP, encoded by the coding sequence ATGAAACTCCTCCGTACGCTCTCGGCCCGCACCCTCGCTCTTGCTGCCATCATCGGATTGGTCGCCGTATTGGTGGCCTGGAGCCAGGATCAGCTGCCGCGAGCAGCCGCCTATCACTCGCAGGCCGAGATCGACGCCTTCCGAGGCGGCGGCCAGGGGCTCTCCAGCGGCGCCAACAACTTCTTCCGCGCCAGCGGCGATTGCTACGGCTGCCACGGCCCGGACAACATCGGACCGGTGTTCGCCAACCGCGATGCCAACGGCAACGACGTGAACCCGATCGATGCCTGGCGCAGCAGCATGATGGGCAACAGTGCCCGTGATCCCTTCTGGCGCGCCAAGGTGAGCCATGAGGTGACCGTGAATCCGGCGCACCAAGAAGCGCTCGAGGACAAGTGCACCAGTTGCCACGCGCCGATGGGCCGGTACGATAAGCACCTCATGGGCGCTGGCCCGTTCAGCATCGCCGAGCTCGTGCAGGATCCCATCGCCCTCGATGGCGTGAGCTGCCTGGCCTGCCACATGCAGAAGCCGGACAGCCTGGGCTTGCTTTTCAGCGGCAACCTGAAGTTCGAGACGAGCGGCATCCTCTACGGCCCCTACGGCGGACCGGAGGAAGAGCCCATCTTCGGATCGCCCATGGCCGGCTTCGTGGGCTACGAGCCGCTTTGGGGGCCTCACCTAAGTGATGCAGGCACCTGCGCCGGCTGCCATACGCTGATCACCGAGACCGCCGACCTCGATGGCAACCTCACGGGCGATGAGTTCGTGGAGCAGGCCACCTACCACGAGTGGCTCAACTCGTCCTACAACACCGATGCGGATCCCGAGAACGGCCTCAGCTGCCAGGCCTGCCACATGCCGCGGATCGATGACGCCGTGGTGATTTCCGCTCTGTACGACTTCCTCACGCCGCGCACGCCTTTCGGTAAGCACCACCTTGTCGGCGCCAACGTGTTCATGCTGAACCTGCTCAAGCACAATAACACCGCGCTCGAGCTCACGGCCAACCAGGTGCATTTCGACAGCACCATCGCCCGCACCGAGCGCATGCTGCAGCAGCAGAGCTTGTTGATCGAGACCCAGGTGGTGGACCGTAACGCGGATCTCGCTTCCATCGATGTGAAGCTCACCAACCTCGCCGGCCACAAGTTCCCCAGCGGTTACCCAGCGCGCCGCGCCTTCATCGAGCTGCATGTGCAGGACGATGCGGGCAACACCCTCTTCCGCAGCGGCAACTGGGACGGCACGTACGAGGTCGTGGGTCACGATGCCGATTGGGAGCCGCACCACGATGTGATCACCAGCGAGGACCAGGCGCAGATCTACGAGATGGTCATGGGCGATGTGAATGGCGATAAGACGACCGTCCTCGAGCGCGCGAAGGAGCCCTTGAAGGATAACCGCCTCGCTCCGCTCGGATTCACCACCTCGCACATCAGCTACGACACCACGCTGATCGCCGGTGTCCCGCCGGACGACCTCGACTTCAACAAGTATCCCAACGGCACCGAGGGCAGCGGAACCGACATCACGCATTACCAGATCGCCATGGGTGGATATTCCGGCGCGATCACCATCACCGCGCGCGTGTGGTACCAGAGCGCGCCGCCGCGCTGGATGGAGGAGATGTTCGAGTTCAACACGCCCGCCATCGACACCTTCCGGGACATGTACGAGGCCGAGGACGGCAGCCCGACGCTGGTGAAGGAGGAGGTGATCGTGGATACGAGCCTCGAGATCGACAACCTCGCCGAAGCAGGGATCCGCATCTTCCCCAATCCAGTGCGCGATGGCCTGCTCCGCTGCGAAGGTCTCACCGAGAAGGTGCAGAGCATCGAAGTGCTCGATGTGAAAGGCGCACGCGTGGCCATGCTGCGTCCGAACGGAGAGCGCAGCTTCACCGTGCGACTGCCCGACGCGCCCGGCACCTACCTGGTGGTGATCGAAGTGGCCGGCAAGCGCTTCGTGGAGCGCGTGGTGAGGCCCTAG